The proteins below come from a single Halobacillus salinarum genomic window:
- a CDS encoding stage II sporulation protein M yields the protein MNYQQFIKSHRQDWKRLEEILHKLDKNTKRLSPHEVEEFQMLYQKAAQHLAYTQTYFPEEDVADYLNDLAAKAHNLFYKDQISSLSQIKAFFGSRFIQLLTEQWKFVIAAMLLFLIGAVGAFLSVWGDPLHFYAVLPESMANAIDPDRLGEGHDQVNSPVMSASIMTNNIQVALLAFAGGVTFGLLSVYLLLYNGIIIGAVAAFFLHYGKFYEFWAYIVPHGIIELTAIFIAGGAGLMMGYKLFVPGETSRIYQLKSQAFRSVQLLLGTLPLFVIAGIIEGFITPSPLPLSGKYAFSIVTLLGLAVYVGVGKRMYRKKRKLNQPAV from the coding sequence ATGAATTACCAGCAGTTTATTAAATCTCATCGTCAAGACTGGAAACGGCTTGAAGAGATCCTCCACAAGCTGGATAAGAATACAAAACGGCTCTCCCCTCATGAAGTGGAAGAATTCCAAATGCTTTACCAGAAGGCTGCCCAGCATCTAGCCTATACGCAGACCTATTTCCCTGAAGAAGATGTAGCCGATTACCTTAATGATTTAGCTGCAAAAGCTCATAATCTTTTCTATAAAGATCAAATCTCCAGTCTGAGCCAGATAAAAGCTTTTTTCGGTTCAAGATTTATTCAACTGCTTACGGAGCAGTGGAAGTTCGTAATCGCTGCGATGCTCCTATTCTTAATCGGTGCGGTTGGAGCTTTTTTATCCGTGTGGGGAGATCCGCTTCATTTTTATGCTGTGCTCCCTGAATCCATGGCGAATGCGATTGACCCGGACCGTCTTGGAGAAGGCCATGACCAGGTCAACTCCCCGGTCATGTCCGCCTCGATTATGACCAATAATATTCAAGTCGCTCTGCTGGCATTTGCGGGCGGAGTGACTTTTGGTCTGTTATCGGTCTATCTGCTTCTTTACAACGGAATTATTATTGGGGCTGTCGCAGCTTTTTTCCTGCACTACGGAAAATTTTACGAGTTTTGGGCCTATATCGTTCCGCATGGGATCATTGAATTAACAGCAATTTTCATTGCTGGCGGTGCAGGACTGATGATGGGCTACAAACTCTTTGTACCTGGAGAAACATCGAGGATCTACCAGTTAAAATCCCAAGCTTTTCGATCTGTGCAGCTTCTGCTTGGAACCTTGCCACTATTCGTGATCGCAGGGATTATTGAAGGCTTCATCACGCCTTCACCTCTTCCGCTAAGTGGAAAATACGCGTTTTCGATCGTCACCTTATTAGGACTGGCTGTCTATGTGGGAGTAGGAAAACGGATGTATAGGAAAAAACGCAAGTTAAATCAGCCCGCGGTTTAA
- a CDS encoding DUF58 domain-containing protein has protein sequence MTRSFKTLWARFLFRDKGILPTPRLLLGLLAVSIVLIAAGAIGLSWLWIVAVDGAYILASLVDLLSSPKKKQLWMERMIDEELERGLSVEGKIKVGNRSDKGAVFKLVDDFPESFERPFPLKGIIDPHSEQVTSFTFKAHHRGDYSLEGIYIRYRSKFGLWEKQMKAGLQDHIRVLPDMTESRQYLLDAQQFLLYEGVKQKKRKLGSGEFSKIRSYVVGDDLRKINWRQTAKLQELMTNEYEPEHGKYVTILIDCGRMMGVELDKGNRLERSLEAALAVATAALKNGDYVSLLAFSKEVKAFVPPAKGMAHFQTIIKEMYNLQVDDYESNYGAVFHYLQTMQKKRSFLLLFTDVNSFIYEDSPLFYLQRISKKHVFLMIGVLDEVTSSLTKEEPDTVEKAMVKSMAERHILLKKREMAKWERQGLQWVEAPEEQLAASSVSLYVQMLNRGLI, from the coding sequence ATGACCAGATCGTTCAAGACATTATGGGCGCGGTTCCTGTTCCGCGATAAAGGAATTCTCCCCACTCCGAGACTACTATTAGGTTTGCTTGCTGTTTCAATTGTGCTTATAGCAGCAGGAGCCATCGGGCTCTCCTGGCTATGGATTGTTGCTGTAGACGGTGCTTACATTCTAGCAAGCCTTGTTGACCTGCTTTCTTCTCCGAAAAAAAAGCAATTATGGATGGAAAGAATGATCGATGAAGAACTGGAAAGAGGCTTGAGCGTCGAAGGCAAAATTAAAGTGGGTAACCGCTCTGATAAGGGCGCTGTTTTTAAGCTCGTGGATGATTTTCCGGAAAGCTTTGAACGTCCGTTTCCTTTAAAAGGAATCATTGATCCCCACTCAGAGCAAGTGACTTCGTTCACTTTTAAAGCGCATCATCGCGGTGATTATTCACTCGAAGGGATTTATATTCGCTATCGTTCGAAGTTTGGGCTGTGGGAAAAACAGATGAAAGCCGGGCTGCAGGATCATATCCGTGTGCTTCCGGACATGACAGAGAGCCGGCAGTATTTGCTGGATGCTCAGCAATTTCTCTTATATGAAGGGGTCAAACAAAAGAAAAGAAAGCTCGGCTCAGGAGAGTTTTCTAAAATTCGTTCCTACGTAGTGGGGGATGATCTAAGAAAAATCAATTGGCGGCAAACCGCTAAATTGCAGGAACTCATGACAAATGAATATGAGCCGGAGCATGGCAAATACGTCACGATTCTGATTGATTGCGGCAGAATGATGGGAGTGGAGCTCGATAAGGGAAACCGGCTTGAGCGTTCACTTGAAGCTGCCCTGGCAGTTGCAACCGCTGCTTTGAAAAACGGGGATTACGTCTCCCTGCTAGCTTTTTCCAAGGAAGTAAAGGCTTTCGTGCCACCTGCAAAAGGCATGGCTCATTTTCAAACCATTATTAAAGAGATGTATAATCTTCAAGTCGACGATTACGAATCAAACTATGGAGCGGTATTTCACTATTTACAGACGATGCAGAAGAAAAGAAGTTTTCTTTTATTGTTTACAGACGTGAATTCCTTTATTTATGAGGATAGCCCGCTCTTTTATTTACAAAGAATCAGTAAAAAACATGTATTTTTAATGATTGGCGTACTAGACGAAGTTACGTCCTCATTGACGAAAGAAGAACCTGATACGGTTGAAAAAGCAATGGTCAAAAGCATGGCAGAGCGGCATATTTTGCTGAAGAAAAGGGAAATGGCAAAGTGGGAAAGGCAGGGGCTGCAGTGGGTGGAAGCTCCGGAAGAGCAGCTTGCCGCCTCCTCCGTAAGCTTATATGTGCAGATGTTAAACCGCGGGCTGATTTAA
- a CDS encoding RDD family protein yields the protein MNQPQLNIKTPEHVALQFNLAGLGSRAAAQIIDSVLLTVMYIGLFLAAVFINSHSTWFLLSEVSAYVTAVIIVVTFLIFWGYFFLFELLTGGKTPGKMLVGIRVIQENGSSATAISLLIRNLLRIVDMLPTNYLLGMAFVFFHTHHKRIGDIVGGTLVVYERKKKNEGRRKKTPLEKEISRRGITEDSLVLEEQVRRRITNKEWKLLQTYMQRFPRLRGTERENISFEVGSILLPLVEIDYEGKTTEEREDLLIALYLNVKEDWEFEL from the coding sequence ATGAACCAGCCTCAATTGAACATCAAGACTCCTGAGCACGTTGCTCTTCAATTTAACCTAGCGGGATTAGGAAGCAGAGCCGCTGCACAAATCATTGATTCTGTACTGCTTACCGTTATGTACATCGGTCTGTTTCTAGCGGCTGTGTTTATCAATTCCCACAGCACATGGTTTTTACTATCAGAAGTAAGTGCCTATGTTACCGCGGTTATTATTGTGGTCACGTTTCTTATATTCTGGGGATACTTTTTTCTATTTGAATTGTTAACCGGAGGAAAGACACCGGGAAAAATGCTGGTCGGCATTCGTGTCATTCAAGAGAATGGGAGCAGTGCGACGGCGATATCGCTGCTTATTAGAAATCTATTGCGCATTGTCGATATGCTTCCCACCAATTATTTACTGGGGATGGCATTTGTTTTCTTCCACACTCATCATAAAAGGATTGGAGATATTGTGGGCGGGACGCTCGTTGTCTATGAAAGAAAAAAGAAAAATGAAGGACGCAGAAAGAAAACGCCATTGGAAAAGGAAATCAGCCGCCGGGGAATTACGGAAGACAGCTTAGTCCTGGAGGAACAGGTAAGGAGACGGATCACGAATAAAGAATGGAAGCTGCTGCAAACCTACATGCAGCGTTTCCCGAGATTACGTGGGACAGAAAGAGAAAATATAAGCTTTGAAGTCGGATCCATTCTCCTGCCCCTGGTCGAGATCGATTATGAAGGGAAAACGACGGAGGAACGAGAAGATTTACTTATAGCTTTATATTTGAATGTAAAAGAAGACTGGGAATTTGAGCTTTAA